One segment of Candidatus Eisenbacteria bacterium DNA contains the following:
- the larB gene encoding nickel pincer cofactor biosynthesis protein LarB — translation MYTDRLREMMRRVRSGELSVDAALAELRHLPFESLEEATIDHHRSLRCGFPEVVFCGGKSERQIVAIVEKMVEKGEPVLATRVKPGVASRLARRFPHAEHNSLAHTVFILRGKREKKEGLVLVVSAGTSDIPVAEEACVTAEAMGCKVERLFDVGIAGIHRIISHRRKLWDADAIVVAAGMEGALAGVVAGMTDRPVVAVPTSVGYGASFGGIAALLGMLNSCAAGVTVVNIDNGFGAGYAAALVARRQTATGVKTRKETGAKGTGTRKRKG, via the coding sequence ATGTACACTGACAGACTCAGAGAGATGATGAGAAGGGTCCGGAGCGGTGAGCTGAGCGTGGATGCCGCACTGGCTGAGCTCAGGCATCTTCCGTTCGAGTCGCTCGAGGAGGCGACAATCGATCACCACAGAAGCCTCAGATGCGGATTTCCCGAAGTCGTCTTTTGCGGTGGAAAAAGCGAGAGGCAGATAGTGGCCATCGTCGAGAAAATGGTGGAGAAGGGTGAACCCGTGCTTGCGACAAGGGTAAAGCCCGGCGTGGCAAGTCGGCTTGCCAGGAGATTTCCGCACGCCGAGCACAACTCGCTTGCGCACACCGTCTTCATCCTCCGCGGAAAGCGAGAGAAGAAAGAAGGCCTCGTGTTGGTGGTCTCCGCCGGCACTTCGGACATTCCGGTCGCGGAAGAGGCATGCGTGACCGCCGAGGCCATGGGATGCAAGGTGGAGCGGCTTTTCGACGTGGGAATAGCGGGAATACACAGGATAATTTCGCACAGAAGGAAACTCTGGGATGCGGACGCGATTGTTGTCGCGGCAGGGATGGAAGGCGCGCTGGCCGGCGTCGTAGCCGGAATGACCGACAGACCAGTCGTGGCCGTGCCGACCAGCGTGGGCTACGGCGCGAGTTTCGGAGGCATCGCTGCGCTCCTGGGCATGCTCAACAGTTGCGCAGCCGGTGTCACGGTTGTGAACATCGACAACGGCTTTGGAGCAGGTTACGCCGCCGCTCTCGTGGCGCGAAGACAGACGGCCACGGGCGTAAAGACCCGGAAGGAAACCGGAGCGAAAGGTACTGGGACCAGGAAGCGCAAGGGTTGA